From the genome of Halomonas sp. LR3S48:
GCGCAGTACTTCACGACCGTGCCTTTCGGCATGACTTTCCAGGGCTTCAATGCCTGGCTGGCACACGGTGGCGGCTACGAACTGTGGAAGGAGACCTACGAGCCCTACAACCTGATCCCGCTCGCCGTGGGCTGTACCGGCGCGCAACCGGTGGGCTGGTTCCGTGAACCCGTCACCAGCGTCGAGGACTTCCGCGGGCTCAACATCCGCATGCCGGGGCTGGCCGGGGACGTCTACAACGCCATCGGCGCCAATGCCCGCCTGCTGCCCGGCGGCGAAATCTTCTCCGCGCTGGAGCGCGGTGCCATCGACGCGGCGGAGTGGGTGGGGCCCTACCTCGACCGCGCGCTGGGCCTGCACAACGCGGCCAAGCACTACTACTCCTCGGGCTGGCACGAGCCCTCCACCACCACCGAGGTCATCGTCAACAAGGACGCCTACGACTCCTTGCCCAGCGATCTCCAGGCGGTGCTTCACAACGCGGCCGCGGCCTGCAACATCACTTCCCACACCTGGATCGAAGCGCAGAACGGCGACGCCCTGGATGACCTGGTCAACAACCACGGCGTGGCGTTCGAGACCCTGCCCGACGACGTCATCCGGGCCCTGTTCGAGGCTACCCGCGACATTCTCGCGACCGAGGCCGACAAGGACCCGCTGGTCAAGCGAATCAACGACAGCTTCTGGGCGTTCAAGAAGAAGCATGACGGCTGGCAGGCCAACAGCGAGAGCGTCTTCGCCAACACCATCAGTCGTTATGGCCAGGGCATGATCTGATTCCGGCCCGACCCTCGGCTCCGGCTCCCGTAGCCGAGGGGCTTTACTGACCTGCCTTGCAAAGGCCACTTCTACCTCGCTTCAGACGTCCACCGGGGGCCAGCCCGGAGGAGGGAGTTTGCATGCTGCGTTTCTGTACCTCGCTCGAGCGCCTGCTAGGGCGTATCACCGGCCTTGCCGGTTTCATCGGTTGCGTGGCCATGATCGTCATGGTCGCGCTGATCTTCGGCAATATGCTGAGTCGCTATGCCCTCGGCCTGGGTGCGGTATGGGCCCAGGAACTGGAGTGGTACCTGCTGTCGGTGATGGCGATGATGGGCATCGCCTATGCCATGAAATTCGACGACCATGTTCGCGTGGACATCCTGTCGAGCCGCTTCAGTCCTGTCGGCATGATGTGGTTGAACCTCGTCACCGCACTCCTGGTGGCGTTGCCTTGCGCACTGCTCATCATCCACTACAGCCTGCCCTTCGCCGAGACCTCCCTCATTCGCGGCGAGCGCTCACCGAACTCTTCCGGTCTTCCCTGGCGCTGGATTCCCAAGTCGTTGGTCGTGGTCGGCTTCGTCTTCGTGGCGACCGAGTCGATTCGCCAGGCGCTGGAGAACGGCAGGCGTCTCGCTCAACACTACGCTCGGAGTGCCTGAGTCATGCCTTTGGAATATTACGCGTTGGCCATGATCGTGGCCTTCTTCGTGCTGGTTATGACCGGTATCCCGGTCGGCTTCGTGGTGGCTTTCGTCGGTTTCGTGTTCGGCTTCATCGGCTTCGATGGCTGGCTGTTCGAGCTGCTGCCTTCGCGGATCTACGGTGTCGTTTCCAACTACACCCTGCTGGCCATACCGCTGTTCGTATTCATGGGCGTGATGCTGGAGCGCTCGAAGATCGCCGAGCGCATGCTCGACGTGATCGGCCACCTTTGTGGCGGCCTGCCGGGCGGCATGGCCCTGGCGGTGATCATCGTGGGCGTGCTGCTGGGAGCGGCGACGGGCATCGTCGGGGCAGCCATCGTCACACTGACCCTGATGGCGTTGCCCACCCTGGTGCGCCGCGGCTACAAGAAGACGGTGGCGTGCGGCACCATCTGTGCTGCCGGCACCCTGGGGCAGATCATCCCGCCCAGCCTGGTGCTGCTGGTGCTGGCCGATATCATGAACCTCTCGGTGGGCAGCCTGTTCGCCGCCGCGCTGGTGCCGGGGCTGCTGCTGGCCGGGATGTATCTGGCCTACCTGCTGGTTCTGGCCTTCTTCTTCTCCGCCGACGTGCCCGCCATCGACGAGCAGGAGCGTGCCGCCGTCAGCAAGAAAGAGCTGGGCAAGGACTTCGTCAAGGTCGTGGTGCCACCGCTGTTGCTGATCTTCGCCGTGCTCGGCTCGATCATCGGCGGGGTGGCCGCTCCCACGGAGGCGGCATCGGTGGGGGCCGTGGGCGCATTGCTGCTGACAATCGTTTCCGGCCGCCTGTCGCTTCCGGTACTCTCCGAGACCGTGAAGACCTCCCTGCGCATCAGCTGCATGATCTTTTTCGTACTGATCGCCTCGCAGGTGTTTGCCTTGGCCTTCAGAGGCCTGGACGGCGAGTTCCTGATCGAAGCGATGTTCGAGTGGGTGCCGGGCGGCATGTACGGCACGTTGATCTTCATGCTGCTGCTGATCTTCTTCCTGGGCTTCTTCCTCGAGTGGATTCAGATCTCCTACATTGCCGTGCCGCTGTTCCTGCCCTTCCTGGCAAGCCAGGGCGACATGTCCATGGTCTGGGTCGCCATCCTGATCGCCATGAACCTTCAGACTTCGTTCCTCACGCCGCCCTTCGGCTGGTCGCTGCTGTTCATGAAGGGCGTGGCGCCGCCGGGCATCACCACGGCCGATATCTACAAGGGGGCCATTCCCTTCGTGCTGATCCAACTCCTGGCCCTGGCCCTGATCATCGTCTTCCCCGATGTGGTGCTGTGGTTGCCGGCGATGGTAGGATGGTGAGTCGCAAATAGCACTACCCGAGTTTGAAATCAGGCCCTGCCAACTCTCGTGCTTGTGAGGTTGGCGGGGCTAGTGGCTCGACAATAACTGTGGCTCAACAATAATAAGTAAACAGGTATACGCCAGTGTTCACGTTCAGAACCAAACTGACACTGCTTACCTTGCTTCCTCTGTTGGTTCTCATCGCCGGTGTGACGTTCTTTGCTATCCATCAGAGTGCGCGGTTGAGTGGGGTGCAGTCGGAAATCCTCAAGGACGGATTGCTGCAA
Proteins encoded in this window:
- a CDS encoding TRAP transporter substrate-binding protein, which produces MSVNRRNFLKYGGAAAVGTVMAPSIVKAQETFNWRMTTSWPSGFPFFQSGPGSATDFAKRVEDMSGGRIKIRVYGAGELIPAFDGFDAVSRGQQVQLNHACSYYWAGESFAAQYFTTVPFGMTFQGFNAWLAHGGGYELWKETYEPYNLIPLAVGCTGAQPVGWFREPVTSVEDFRGLNIRMPGLAGDVYNAIGANARLLPGGEIFSALERGAIDAAEWVGPYLDRALGLHNAAKHYYSSGWHEPSTTTEVIVNKDAYDSLPSDLQAVLHNAAAACNITSHTWIEAQNGDALDDLVNNHGVAFETLPDDVIRALFEATRDILATEADKDPLVKRINDSFWAFKKKHDGWQANSESVFANTISRYGQGMI
- a CDS encoding TRAP transporter small permease subunit; this translates as MLRFCTSLERLLGRITGLAGFIGCVAMIVMVALIFGNMLSRYALGLGAVWAQELEWYLLSVMAMMGIAYAMKFDDHVRVDILSSRFSPVGMMWLNLVTALLVALPCALLIIHYSLPFAETSLIRGERSPNSSGLPWRWIPKSLVVVGFVFVATESIRQALENGRRLAQHYARSA
- a CDS encoding TRAP transporter large permease, translated to MPLEYYALAMIVAFFVLVMTGIPVGFVVAFVGFVFGFIGFDGWLFELLPSRIYGVVSNYTLLAIPLFVFMGVMLERSKIAERMLDVIGHLCGGLPGGMALAVIIVGVLLGAATGIVGAAIVTLTLMALPTLVRRGYKKTVACGTICAAGTLGQIIPPSLVLLVLADIMNLSVGSLFAAALVPGLLLAGMYLAYLLVLAFFFSADVPAIDEQERAAVSKKELGKDFVKVVVPPLLLIFAVLGSIIGGVAAPTEAASVGAVGALLLTIVSGRLSLPVLSETVKTSLRISCMIFFVLIASQVFALAFRGLDGEFLIEAMFEWVPGGMYGTLIFMLLLIFFLGFFLEWIQISYIAVPLFLPFLASQGDMSMVWVAILIAMNLQTSFLTPPFGWSLLFMKGVAPPGITTADIYKGAIPFVLIQLLALALIIVFPDVVLWLPAMVGW